GCGTGCCGGACCTCAAGGACAGTGTTGCCAAGGTGAGCGTCGATCGTCTGGAAATGGTCATTCGTGTTCCCAAGGCCCGATTTGGCAACACCCCAACCCTTTCCGGAAAGGTACGCATCGCCGACATGGTGCATCAGCCCATGGTCGAGATCGAAGCCCTTCTCCCGGAAGTCGATCTGGAATCGACCTGGAAAACAGTGGTTGCCAATTCAAAACTTCATTGGGATCAAGCGGCTGGCCTTCAAGGGATGAAGATTTCCGGTTCTGGGAAGGCTGATCTTTCCCTGTTGTTGCCGCTGGCCAACCTGAAGGATGCCTGGTTTGGCGGAACTCTGACCTTTGATCGAACCCGCATCGCCCCGCCATTTCTCGATGCCCCCCTGGAACAGGCCAAGGGACGCCTTTCCCTGGATCCGTACCGGTTGAATCTTGAGTTGAACCAGGCAACCTTCCAGCAGAAGCCCATCTCCCTGGTCGCCGAGGCAACCTCCTATCGCGTGCCGGGCAAAGCCCTTGTGACGGGCAGGATCGACACCAGGTTCCAGAAGGAGGAGATCGAACGCCTGTTTTCGGCACTCCTGGGCAGTGACGGCTCGGTGGAAGGAGAGGCGCCGATGGTCGTGAATTTTAAACGTCCTCCCGGATCGGCCCAATGGGACCTGTTCATCGATGTGCGGGCCAATCGGTTGGGCATTCGTGGCGGCCTCGACTGGTTCAAGTCAATGGATTCGGTCGGGGCCGTCATCATCAACGGGCGTTCCGATCTTCAAGGAGCGATCAAGATCGATTCCTTGCAGGTCGATCTGGGAAATCTTTCGTTGATGGGCGCGGGCTCGTGGCATTTGCGTACCAGCGATGGCGCATTGAACATCTCCCGATTTCGCCTTCAGGGTCACCAGGGCGCCTTGAAGATTCTTCATACCTCTGAAAAAAACGATTCCGGACCGGAATCCTGGATCATCGAGGCACGCATGAACAGGCTTGATTTTGCCCCCATGCTCGAACAAACGGAACATACCGAGGCCGATCATGTTCCAACCGATCAGCCCTCGATAAGAAAACCGGTCACCTGGCCCAGGATCGAAATCACGGTACATGCCGCACACTTTTCCTTGGCCAACGATGTCCGGGGAAGGGAGATGGATGCCCGGATGTCCATCGACAACCATCGGATGGCGCTGCACCATCTGCTTGGAAAAATCGGCGACTCCCGGCATCGGGCGCATGGGGAACTGCGGTGGCCGGCGCGGTTGGGTCGCGGTCCCTACGTCGGATCTGTTCACCTTGACAGTGGCGACATCGGACGGTTGTTCCAGGGATGGAACATTCAGGAGGCCTTTCTGCAGGGAGGTCAGGCCAAGGCACACCTGACCCTGGATGGATTTCTGCCACCAGGCGACAAACTGAAAAACCATGTGAGCGGAAAGGTCGATTTTTCCGTGACTCAGGGGACCATCGCCCGTCTTGGTTTCTTGTCTCAGGTTTTGGGCCTGTTTTCACTTGAGGAATTGCCCAATCTGGTGTTCCTGGACCGGCCCGATCTGACCGCCGATGGGTTTCATTATGACCGGATCCAGGGAACGTGGAACCTCGAAAGGAGCGTCGCGACCCTCGATGAACTCGACCTCGATGGCCCCTCCATGAAAATGGTCGTATCGGGATCGATCCATTTTCCGCAAAAAAAACTGAATCTGTTGCTTGGGATCCGTCCGATTCAAACCCTGGATCGAATCATCAGCAGCGTTCCGCTCCTGGGAAAACTTGTCGCCGGCCAACGGGAGTCGGTCGTCGAAACCTTGTTCGACATCGAGGGCACCATGGACGAACCCAGAGTCAGTATTCGTCCAGTGGCAAGTATCATTCCCGGCATTGTGCGTGATATTCTGACCCAGCCTGATGATCCCAATGAGAAACCAGGGGCGCAATCCGACAGAGGAAAAGGGGAGGCGGTACCATGATCAAACTTGGAGTCAACGTGGACCATGTCGCGACGCTCAGGGAGGCCCGGGGGGAACGATACCCCGATCCCGTCTCCTGGGCCCTGGATGCGGAACGCGCCGGTGCTGATTTCATCACGCTGCATTTGCGCGAGGATCGAAGACACATCCAGGAACAGGATGTCCACTCCCTGTTGTCGATGACGCAAACCCACATCAATCTGGAAATGGCGGCAACCGAGGCCATGATCGCCTTCGCGCTCGCCCATCCCCCCACCGAGTGCTGCCTGGTTCCGGAAAAACGGGAAGAATTGACGACGGAAGGGGGGCTTGATGTCCTCCACCATGGCCATCGATTGCGGGAGGTCGTGCAAACCCTGACCCAAGCCAATATCGAGGTATCCCTGTTCATCGATCCCCTGGAACGGCAGCTCCAGGCGGCCCGCGAGTGCGGCGCCCCGGTGGTCGAACTCCACACGGGCCGATATGCCGAGGCCAGGGACAGGGAGGCGCGTCTCCAGACCCTGGATCAACTGCGCCGCGCCGCCCGCCTTGCCGAAGAATTGGGCCTCAGGGTCCATGCCGGACACGGCCTTCACTACCATAACGTCGCGGACGTGGCCGGGATCATGCCGATCGTCGCGCTCAACATCGGTCACGCCATCGTTTCCCGTGCGGTCTTCACCGGTTTGAGCGAAGCGGTTTCCACCATGAAACAACAGATTCGTCTGGCTTCCTGGAAACACGGCTCATGATTCTCGGCATCGGAACCGATATTGTCAAGGTGGTCCGTCTGGAACGGAGCGTGGCCCGCTTTGGACAAAGATTCATCCAGAAAATTCTCAACCAGAGGGAAATCGAACACTGCAATCCGGGACCGGGTTTTAGCGCCTGTCTTGCCCGGCGCTTCGCGGCCAAGGAGGCCCTTGCCAAGGCCCTGGGAACGGGAATGTCCCAGGGGGTTTGGTTCACCGACATCGAAATCATCCATACCACCGCCGGGAAGCCGGGATTTCTTTTTTCCGGCGAAACCCAAAAAAAACTGGCCGCGCTGGCGCCTCTGAACGTGCATCTTTCCATCAGTGATGAACGCGAATTTGCCGTAGCCTTTGTCATTCTCGAAACCGATCCGTGAAAGAGCCTTCGATGAACATGGCCGGACCCGATCCGATCGTCGCTGAATTGTTGCAATCCCTTTCCAGTAACCGCAGGGAACTGCTCAACATCATTACCAAGGCCCTGGGCGTCGCCTCGACCTTTGCCGATGTTCTGCCCGAACTCGAAGGGCACATGCTCAAATTTCTCGAAGCGCAACGGTTGACCGTCTATCAAAATGCCCGGGATGGTCAGGAAATCATCGCCAAATACAAGACCGGACAGGAATTGTTCGAGATTCGCCTCCCCCTTACCGCCAACTCGATCGCCGGATACGTCGCCGTCAGCGGCAACCCCATCCGCATCGATGATGTCTACGACGGCGAGGCCCTGCGCAAGATTCACAAGACACTGAATTTCAATTCCATGTTCGATAAACGCTCCGGCTTCCGTTCCCGGGCGATGATGGTCGTTCCCATCAAAAACAGCGCTCCCCTTCTCGGGGTCCTTCAGGTGATCAACAAGGTTGGACAGAACGCTTTTTCCGATTTCGACATGAAACTGGCCATTCATCTGGCCGGCCTGTTGGCAAAAAAGTTTCATCAGGAGTTCGAGGCGACCGACAGCCCTTATGATTTTCTCATCAAAAGGGGACTGATCACCGCTGAAAAACTTGAAGCATTCCAGAAACGGACCAAAAAAGAAGCGGTCACCATGACCTATCTTCTGGTTCAGGAACAGAAGATTCCCCAGGAACTGGTGGCCGCCTCCCTGGCGAGTTACCACCAGGTCCCCTTCATGCGTTACGATCCCAACATCACTCCGCCAAAGCATTTGTTGAAGAAACTCAACATGTCCTACCTGCGGCGTCAGTTATGGGTGCCTCTGGCGGGTGATCCCGAGGAAGAACTGTTGATTCTGATCGACGATCCCTCCGATTTTGCACGGCAAATGGAAATCCAGAGGGCCTTGCCGGCGAAAAAATATATTTTCCGTGTCGGCTTTCCCGAGGACATTCTGCAATATCTGGGAGGTGGCGCGGTCTCTTCGTTTCTTCATGGCTTGGCCGGGAAGATGGAAGAGGAGGATGTCGAGGATTCCGACCGGCTGGAGGAGGGGGTCGAGGCGGGGGAAATCAACGAAAATGAAAGTACCGTCATTCAACTGGTCAATCGCCTGATCATCGACGCCCATCGCGCAGGCGCCTCCGACATTCACGTGGAACCGGGAAAGGGAAAGGCGCCGTCCGTGGTACGGTTGCGCATCGATGGCATCTGTCGCCAGGCGTTGGAAGTTCCCTCGACGCATATCCGGGCCGTTCTGTCGCGCATCAAGATCATGGCCCGCATGGACATCGCCGAACGACGCAAGCCCCAGGATGGAAAAATCATGGTGAAGGTCAAGGGGCAACCTCTGGAATTGCGGGTGGCGACCATTCCCACGGTCATGGGCGAAAGCGCCGTCATGCGGGTCCTGGCCTCGGGCAGTGGTGTTTCGTTCGACAAACTCAATCTGTCGGAGCGCAACTACAAGGAGTTGGAGCGACTGATGCAGACTCCTCAGGGAATTCTGCTGGTCGTGGGGCCAACCGGATCGGGAAAAACCACGACCCTTCATTCAGTCATCGGCAGGATCAATACCCCGGAACGAAAAATATGGACTGCGGAGGACCCGGTGGAAATCACTCAACCGGGATTGCAACAGGTGCAGATCGATCACAAGATCGGCTTCAATTTTGCGGCGGCGTTGCGTTCCTTTCTTCGTGCCGACCCCGATGTCATCCTGATCGGTGAGATGCGCGACCAGGAAACGGCCCACAGCGGCATCGAGGCCTCTCTGACGGGACATCTGGTTTTTTCGACGTTGCATACCAATTCCGCACCCGAAACGGTCATCCGGTTGTTGGATCTGGGTTTGGATCCGCTCAACTTTGCCGACGCCCTGTTGGGCATTCTGGCGCAGCGTCTGGTACGGACGCTGTGCGAAGCATGCAAGCAGGCCTATAAACCCCAGGAGGAAGAATGGGATCGGCTGCGTCGTCTGTATGGCGAGCGCTACTGGGATGAACTGGGGCGCAAACGCGAGGAAACGGTGCTGTATGCACCCAACGGATGCGGCAAATGCAGCAAGACAGGATACAAGGGGCGTACAGGAATCCATGAACTGCTGGTCAACTCCAAGAAAGTCACCGAAAAAATCGCCCATCGCGCCTCCGCCGAAGAGTTGCGAACCATCGGAATCGAGGAGGGAATGCGGACTCTGATTCAGGATGGCGTGATGAAGGTATTGAAGGGGCAGATTGATCTTTCACAACTTTTCCGGGTTGCCGTGGAATGATTCGGGACGTTTCATGGAATCATCGCGGGGGGCGGCAGGTTCCGTCCCAATCCACGGGAGGAGGGGTTTTTCTGAATTTCCTGATGCGCGCCAGATAGAGTTCACAAATCCGATCCTCCGGATCCTGCCGCAGCAACTTGCGAAACCCCTGTTCCGCCAGATCCCATTCCATCATGCGAAACTGGGCCATGGCTTTGTGGCAGGCCTCGATCGTGGCCATCCTGTCCGGGGCGACCTGATCCCTGAAACCGATCGGCTCATGAATGGAAACCGGCTTGTCCGCATCCTCGGGCACGATCCGGTCCAATTCGCGAAAAACCATTTCGGATACCAGGGATTTTGTCTCCTCGGCCACCAGAATCGGGGTGTCATATCCTTCCACGAGCCGGACCAGTGACTGGACCATGAGGAATGGTTGACCAAACGCGGTATAATCATTGCGAAATCGCGATCCAATGCTCCCGGTGGTCACAAGGCCCGACTGGATGGCAAAATGGCAGTGAACCACGGGAAGACCGCGCATTTGAAATTCGTCTTCGAGCTTTTCCAACCGTGTACTCATCGCCATGACCGCAGCCAGGGCATTGCGTCCGTGTTTGGGATCATCCAATGGCGCTCCCCAGAAGGCAATGATCGACGCGCCATGATAATGGTCCAGGGTGCCGCGATATTCATGGATGATTTCCGTCATGGGCGTCAGAAAACCATGCGTCCATTGTTCCATCTGCATAGGGCTCAGCGTGTCCGCCTTCCTGTAGAAATCCTGTACCACGGCCATGACGACGGTCACCTCCCGTTGTTCGCCCTTGATGGAAGTGGGGTATCCGGACCGGGCCAGTTCATCGATCACCGTGGCCGGGAGGTGTTTTCCGAAACTTGTTTCGAGCCTGTGCCGCTTCAACGACACCGCAAAAATCTCGAAGGCGACATCGATCGCAAACAAGAACAGCATGAGAATCATGGGCGCCGCCAAAGGGACATGAAGGTCCCAACGCGACCAGACGTAGACGTTGCCGACGATCAACACCACGGAAATGACCAGTACCACCAGAAAACGCCAGGACAGAGGAATCCGCGGAAAGAACAGGGAAACAACCAAACCGATCACCGCCAGCAACACCATGTCCGACCATGGAAACAGGTGTGGTCTGCTTTTGAATGTTCCGTCCAGCATGCCGCTGATGATATTGGCATGCAGTTCGACTCCGGGGATGGCATGGGCGAAGGGCGTGACGAATGGAGGTCGCAATCCCGTACCGATGGAAGACCCGACCAGAACGATGGCGGCGTCCAGGAGTTGTCTCTCGGGAACCCGTTCAAGAATATCGATGGCCGAAACGTAGGGAAAACTTCCCTTGCCGCCGCGGTAGGGAATGAGAATGCCCCCTTTGGCATCGACGGCGATTCGGTGTCGTCCCAGGGCAATCCATTCGAAGCCTGCATTTTTTGCCCCCTGATGCCTGCTGTTTTCCTGAAATTCCAGGGTCAGAGGTGGGTCGCCAAGAATGGCGCGAATGATTCCCAGTGACAGGGATTGATAGAGGGCGCCGTTGAAAACCTGTAGCAAAGGGGTATTGCGGGCGACGCCATCGGGGCCGGTCAGCGGATGATCCAGGAAACCGGCTCCGGCGGCGGCATCCTGGAGTTCGCCAATGTTGGCCGCATAGCCGAACGCCTTGACCGAATTCAGATCATCGTGGCCAAGCTCATGCAGGGTAACGACGGGGGAGGGGAGTTTACCCGAATCGGCCAGGCCCGAAAACGAGGTTTGCAGAAAATTGAATCCCAAAATGACCGGACGATCGCGCAGGCTTTGCGCAAAGATCCGGTCCCGGTCCAAAGTCGGCTTGAGTTTATGAAACTGGTTGAGAAAAATGGAATTCTGACTCAGAGGTCCCTTGGCAAGAGATTCCAGAAGGGAAAGTCCCGAAGAAGTGTCGGCCTCGGAAAACACCAGGTCGAACCCAAGCACCCCAATTCGATAATGGTCGAACAGGGTATCCACCAGGGTCGCCATTCGATCACGCGGCCATGGCCACGACCCCAGACCCGCAAGGCTTTTCTCGTCGATATCGACGATGACGATGCGGGAATCTTTCGTGCCTGGGGCGGTGTTCCGAACCTTGACATCATAGATGACCGATTCCATACGCTCCAGAAACGGCACAACGATGCCACCGGCCCCGTGAACCAGAAAAATGATGGTAATCCCGATCAATAATAAATAGCGACCGGTCTGCCAATGGGCCACAAAGTCCCCCTTACCGCGAAAACGGGACGGCGACCCTGGATCCTATTGGAACCATGTCGGTCGAAAGGGACACCATAAAGCATCCATGGTCGTTCATTCAAGGGTCATAGCCGGGAATCTTGTTGATGGCAATCGTGTCGATCTGTTTTGGATCCAGATATTTTGCCGCATATTCCATGAAGACCCTTTCATCGATGAACACCTTGAACAGATCGGGATCGACGTGTTGGTCTTTTTTCATGAATCCCAGGATCTTGAGCGATTCGGAGAGGGTCTTGGCCGGTTTATAGGGACGATCGTTGGCCGTCAGTGCTTCGAAGACATCGGCGATGGCCATGATGCGGGCGCCGATGGACATCTGATCGCGGGTCAATCCGGCGGGATACCCCTTGCCGTTCATCGTTTCATGATGGGACCCCGCCATTTCGGGAACACGGCTGAGTTGTTTGGGAAAGGGGAGCTTTTCCAGCATGTTTTTCGTGGCGACCACATGGTGGTTGATGATCTTGCGTTCCGCCGGGGTCAGTGTCCCCTTGGCAATGTTGAGGTTTTCGATTTCGTTGTCGGTGAGAAAGGGGTGTCGCTTCCCGTCGCTGTCGATCCATTCCTTTCGCCCGATCTCCCGGACCCGATTCTGGCGATCGGCGGACATGAATTCTCCGCCAAGATTGGATTCGCGAATGAACGCCTGATCCTGGCCGAGTCGTTCAAGGTTTTGTTTCAGTTCCTCTTCCAGGGGGGCAATGCGGGCAGGATCCCCGGCTTGCAATGCCTCGACCTTTTTCCGGAGAAATTCGATCTCGGCGTCTCGTCTCAGAACCTCGAAACGGGCATCCACGGTATGAATGCGATCATGGATGGTTTCAAGCTTGGTCGCCTTGTCAACGACATATTCCGGGGTCACGACCTTGCCGCAATCGTGCAACCATGCCGCAATTCTCAGTTCGTAGAGATCTTCCTCGGTGGGGGAATAATCCTTGAGGACGCCGACCTCGCTTTTGGCCGCGGCCCGGGCCAAAAGGTCCGCCAGCACCGGAACACGTTCGCAATGACCACCGGTATAGGGCGATTTTTCGTCGATGGCGTTGGCGATCGTTTGAATGAACGCCTCGAACAGATTTTTCAGGTTTTCGATCAACCTCTGGTTGGTCATCGAAATGGCCGCCTGCGAGGCCAACGACTCGGCCAATTGTTGATCGGCCAGGGTAAAGGGTTTGATGGCCCCGGTGTGGCTGTCCTTGGCATTGATCAGCTGCAAAACACCGATGATTTCATTTTCATGATTTTTCAGGGGAACCGTCAGAAACGACCGCGACCGGTAACCGGTCATCTGGTCGAATTTTTTCGTTCCCGAAAAATCGAACCCTTCCGCTTCGTAGGCGTCGGGAATATTGATGGTGCAATCCCCAAGCGCCGCCGCCGCGGCGATCATTTGCAGATTGGGCTGGCCGTCCTTGTAGAGGGGGAGGGCAGGGAAGGGGATCTCGACCCCCGTCGTTCCACCCATGGCAATCTTCAGGGAGTCGGTGCGTATGATCTCGAATTTCAGGGTGTTGTCAGCAGTCTTGGTATACATCGTGCCGGCATCGGCATTGGTCAGATCCTTGGCTCCGAGGAGAATGTTCTCCAGCAGCCTTTTGGTATCCCGTTCCGATGAAAGGGCAATCCCCAATTGATTGAGCTTGTCAACCCGAGCCAACAAATGGGTGACATCACTCATGTCAAGATCGGCGGTGGCATCGCCGCCGGGAGATTCCTCGTCATCGTCGGAATCGCGCGGTTGTGTATCCTTGTCATCCATGAAAATGTTCCTGCCCTTGTGAATCCAGCAAGTCGGCCCCAAACCACGGATCCCAGTATAAACAATTCAGATCGCTTTTCCATCTTATTCGGCCAGGACCGTTCAAGGATTCATACATTATTTGACAATTCATCCTTTTGTTTCGATGGCTGTCCGTGATGGCAAAGCGTGTCAAACAAAGTTCTTTCAAATCCTGATTGGGTTGTGATATGCTGCTGTTGGTCTTAATGTTCACTCGGAAAGCCGCGCATGACCGCCGTCACTTTTTCCACCAGGCGTGATCTCAAGGATCTTGAAATCCGCATGGAGACGCGATTGAAAGAACTTGAACTCCGCATCGCCGCCGAACTGGCCCCGATCAAATGGGGCATGGCCATTGCCATCGGTGGTATCCTTACGCTCATCCTCAAATCCTTCTTCCCGCATTGACCTGCGCATCACCGCACCCGATTTAACATAATACATCTTATGCGACCAGCAGCACGGTTATTGAAGGCCATTGGCGTTCCGAAGGATTTCCGGCACCCACGTCGCATAAGGCGCGTTATGTTAAATTCATGGGACGCTCATTCTCCCTTGGCAAAACAACCCGTCCTGGTAGATCATCATCCGCGAATATCCGCAAACCCCATGCAAGGTTGTTCCTCATGCGCCCCATTTTGGTTACAAGCGCCCTTCCCTATGCCAACGGTTCGATTCATCTTGGTCATCTGGTCGAATACGTTCAGACCGACATCTGGGTTCGGTTTCAAAAGACCCGAGGCAGGAATTGTCTGTATTTCTGCGCCGACGACACCCATGGAACGCCGATCATGATCCGGGCGCGCAATGAAGGAATCACCCCCGAAGCGCTGGTTGCACGGATCCATGACGAGCATGTCCGCGATTTTTCCGATTTTTTGATCGGCTTTGACCACTATCATTCCACCAACTCGGAAGAAAACCGCCTCTTGAGCGAGGAAATCTACCGTGCCAACCGCAAGGCGGGCCACATTCATACCGCCCTGGTCATGCAGGCCTATTGCGTCAAGGATGGCATTTTTCTTCCGGACCGGTTCATTCGCGGTCGCTGTCCCTCGTGCGGGGCCATGGATCAATATGGTGATTCCTGTGAATCCTGTTCCGCGACCTATTCACCGCTTGACCTTGATGAGCCGTGCTGTGCCTTGTGTGGCACGCCTCCCGAAGAACGGGAGTCGGAACATTATTTTTTCCAATTGGGCGATTTCGAACCGTTTCTCCGGGAGTGGACCCGTTCCGGGGCGTTGCAGGTGCAGATGGCCAACAAACTTGACGAATGGTTCGAGGCGGGACTCAAGGCCTGGGACATCTCCCGGGACGGCCCCTACTTCGGTTTTGAAATTCCCGACGCTCCGGGAAAATATTTTTATGTATGGCTTGATGCCCCCGTTGGTTACATGGCCTCTTCCCTGAGCCATTTCAGGCGCCACGGCATTGATTTTGACCGTTACTGGCGTCAGGACGATCAGGTGGAAATCTATCATTTCATCGGCAAGGACATCCTTTATTTCCATACCCTCTTCTGGCCTGCCATGCTCAAGGGGGCCGGCTTCAGGACGCCGACCGGGGTTTTCGCCCATGGTTTTCTGACGGTCAATGGACAAAAAATGTCCAAATCTCGTGGAACCTTCATCACGGCCCGAAGCTATCTTGAAGAACTCGATCCCGAATATCTGCGCTATTATTATGCCGCCAAACTGGGCAAGGGGGTGGATGACATCGATTTGAATCTGGAAGATTTTGTCCAGAGGGTCAATGCCGACCTTGTGGGCAAGGTGGTCAATCTGGCTTCGCGTACTTCGGGTTTCATTCACAAGCATTTCGCGGGGCAATTGTCTGCCCATTATCCGGAGGATCAGGGATTGTTTTATTCATTTACCTCGGAAATGGAATCCATCGCCAATCTGTACCAGGAGCGTGAATTTGCCCGGGCCATGCGGGCGATCATGGCCCTGGCCGACCGGGCCAACCGTTTCGTCGAAGAGAAGGCGCCATGGAATCTTGCGAAGGAACAACGGTTTACTGAGTTGCAGGAGACCTGTACCATTGCCCTGAATCTTTTTCGCCTTTTGATGATTCAGTTGCATCCGGTATTGCCCGTCATGGCGGAGAAAACGCGATTGTTTCTCAATCTCAAGGAGATGAACTGGAGTTCCTCGATCCAGCCATTGTTCGGAACCCGCATTGAGCCTTTTCGTCCCTTGAT
This DNA window, taken from Magnetococcales bacterium, encodes the following:
- a CDS encoding AsmA-like C-terminal domain-containing protein, coding for MRRFPQRRFMGWMGRILAVLFFVPMIGLCCLWLWLVLSPPDLAPLIPSLVRTIEERSGWRLRLEGLDLHPGLSLMLEGRKVRFSSPQREGTILEADTVWLRFSPLQWLQGWPALSLIVDAPELNFRRDREGNIFLGDQSLNHRVDQTQGQKNESDRMLLPVGHVVLVGAKISWLDENAKARNQPPSPIQLRRSDLGLFLEPDGVVRVTLEARMIHGDMSGPVRFSGIRNANGDWNGNLTIDPLRLPERGLPSEAAPPGPMFSGSIHVSLNYLWLATADRFQCDWKVTTLATHLHLPRLFRWPIPVNRGEAWGTFARDRTHWDLEVERFAVANTDGSAEGSLKLMDMEGTQPLIDLVATARGIPTDRAKIYYPAHIMHSGLVRWLEQSLHGGEVRQVQVHIKGPLKEIPFATPAEQGNPETVFSIQGEVEHLDLTFFPGVPDLKDSVAKVSVDRLEMVIRVPKARFGNTPTLSGKVRIADMVHQPMVEIEALLPEVDLESTWKTVVANSKLHWDQAAGLQGMKISGSGKADLSLLLPLANLKDAWFGGTLTFDRTRIAPPFLDAPLEQAKGRLSLDPYRLNLELNQATFQQKPISLVAEATSYRVPGKALVTGRIDTRFQKEEIERLFSALLGSDGSVEGEAPMVVNFKRPPGSAQWDLFIDVRANRLGIRGGLDWFKSMDSVGAVIINGRSDLQGAIKIDSLQVDLGNLSLMGAGSWHLRTSDGALNISRFRLQGHQGALKILHTSEKNDSGPESWIIEARMNRLDFAPMLEQTEHTEADHVPTDQPSIRKPVTWPRIEITVHAAHFSLANDVRGREMDARMSIDNHRMALHHLLGKIGDSRHRAHGELRWPARLGRGPYVGSVHLDSGDIGRLFQGWNIQEAFLQGGQAKAHLTLDGFLPPGDKLKNHVSGKVDFSVTQGTIARLGFLSQVLGLFSLEELPNLVFLDRPDLTADGFHYDRIQGTWNLERSVATLDELDLDGPSMKMVVSGSIHFPQKKLNLLLGIRPIQTLDRIISSVPLLGKLVAGQRESVVETLFDIEGTMDEPRVSIRPVASIIPGIVRDILTQPDDPNEKPGAQSDRGKGEAVP
- the pdxJ gene encoding pyridoxine 5'-phosphate synthase — protein: MIKLGVNVDHVATLREARGERYPDPVSWALDAERAGADFITLHLREDRRHIQEQDVHSLLSMTQTHINLEMAATEAMIAFALAHPPTECCLVPEKREELTTEGGLDVLHHGHRLREVVQTLTQANIEVSLFIDPLERQLQAARECGAPVVELHTGRYAEARDREARLQTLDQLRRAARLAEELGLRVHAGHGLHYHNVADVAGIMPIVALNIGHAIVSRAVFTGLSEAVSTMKQQIRLASWKHGS
- a CDS encoding holo-ACP synthase — translated: MILGIGTDIVKVVRLERSVARFGQRFIQKILNQREIEHCNPGPGFSACLARRFAAKEALAKALGTGMSQGVWFTDIEIIHTTAGKPGFLFSGETQKKLAALAPLNVHLSISDEREFAVAFVILETDP
- a CDS encoding GspE/PulE family protein; this encodes MAGPDPIVAELLQSLSSNRRELLNIITKALGVASTFADVLPELEGHMLKFLEAQRLTVYQNARDGQEIIAKYKTGQELFEIRLPLTANSIAGYVAVSGNPIRIDDVYDGEALRKIHKTLNFNSMFDKRSGFRSRAMMVVPIKNSAPLLGVLQVINKVGQNAFSDFDMKLAIHLAGLLAKKFHQEFEATDSPYDFLIKRGLITAEKLEAFQKRTKKEAVTMTYLLVQEQKIPQELVAASLASYHQVPFMRYDPNITPPKHLLKKLNMSYLRRQLWVPLAGDPEEELLILIDDPSDFARQMEIQRALPAKKYIFRVGFPEDILQYLGGGAVSSFLHGLAGKMEEEDVEDSDRLEEGVEAGEINENESTVIQLVNRLIIDAHRAGASDIHVEPGKGKAPSVVRLRIDGICRQALEVPSTHIRAVLSRIKIMARMDIAERRKPQDGKIMVKVKGQPLELRVATIPTVMGESAVMRVLASGSGVSFDKLNLSERNYKELERLMQTPQGILLVVGPTGSGKTTTLHSVIGRINTPERKIWTAEDPVEITQPGLQQVQIDHKIGFNFAAALRSFLRADPDVILIGEMRDQETAHSGIEASLTGHLVFSTLHTNSAPETVIRLLDLGLDPLNFADALLGILAQRLVRTLCEACKQAYKPQEEEWDRLRRLYGERYWDELGRKREETVLYAPNGCGKCSKTGYKGRTGIHELLVNSKKVTEKIAHRASAEELRTIGIEEGMRTLIQDGVMKVLKGQIDLSQLFRVAVE
- a CDS encoding adenylate/guanylate cyclase domain-containing protein, with the protein product MAHWQTGRYLLLIGITIIFLVHGAGGIVVPFLERMESVIYDVKVRNTAPGTKDSRIVIVDIDEKSLAGLGSWPWPRDRMATLVDTLFDHYRIGVLGFDLVFSEADTSSGLSLLESLAKGPLSQNSIFLNQFHKLKPTLDRDRIFAQSLRDRPVILGFNFLQTSFSGLADSGKLPSPVVTLHELGHDDLNSVKAFGYAANIGELQDAAAGAGFLDHPLTGPDGVARNTPLLQVFNGALYQSLSLGIIRAILGDPPLTLEFQENSRHQGAKNAGFEWIALGRHRIAVDAKGGILIPYRGGKGSFPYVSAIDILERVPERQLLDAAIVLVGSSIGTGLRPPFVTPFAHAIPGVELHANIISGMLDGTFKSRPHLFPWSDMVLLAVIGLVVSLFFPRIPLSWRFLVVLVISVVLIVGNVYVWSRWDLHVPLAAPMILMLFLFAIDVAFEIFAVSLKRHRLETSFGKHLPATVIDELARSGYPTSIKGEQREVTVVMAVVQDFYRKADTLSPMQMEQWTHGFLTPMTEIIHEYRGTLDHYHGASIIAFWGAPLDDPKHGRNALAAVMAMSTRLEKLEDEFQMRGLPVVHCHFAIQSGLVTTGSIGSRFRNDYTAFGQPFLMVQSLVRLVEGYDTPILVAEETKSLVSEMVFRELDRIVPEDADKPVSIHEPIGFRDQVAPDRMATIEACHKAMAQFRMMEWDLAEQGFRKLLRQDPEDRICELYLARIRKFRKTPPPVDWDGTCRPPR
- a CDS encoding GAF domain-containing protein gives rise to the protein MSDVTHLLARVDKLNQLGIALSSERDTKRLLENILLGAKDLTNADAGTMYTKTADNTLKFEIIRTDSLKIAMGGTTGVEIPFPALPLYKDGQPNLQMIAAAAALGDCTINIPDAYEAEGFDFSGTKKFDQMTGYRSRSFLTVPLKNHENEIIGVLQLINAKDSHTGAIKPFTLADQQLAESLASQAAISMTNQRLIENLKNLFEAFIQTIANAIDEKSPYTGGHCERVPVLADLLARAAAKSEVGVLKDYSPTEEDLYELRIAAWLHDCGKVVTPEYVVDKATKLETIHDRIHTVDARFEVLRRDAEIEFLRKKVEALQAGDPARIAPLEEELKQNLERLGQDQAFIRESNLGGEFMSADRQNRVREIGRKEWIDSDGKRHPFLTDNEIENLNIAKGTLTPAERKIINHHVVATKNMLEKLPFPKQLSRVPEMAGSHHETMNGKGYPAGLTRDQMSIGARIMAIADVFEALTANDRPYKPAKTLSESLKILGFMKKDQHVDPDLFKVFIDERVFMEYAAKYLDPKQIDTIAINKIPGYDP